The following coding sequences are from one Caminibacter pacificus window:
- a CDS encoding diguanylate cyclase, translated as MELNKKNLITLIVSLTFGFIIFIYFVEQKKSEKINSIINNLYVEKKDLFLSEKQMIFSEAELIKDLIFDKKIISMIEDYIQNPGEKTRDDLIVELFPKYLVLKKYKVSQFHLMLPNGASLIRFNDVNKFGDIVNEMAKAANYIKFKKEPFSGFILTKEGLKFVNIFPLYKEGIHLANIEIAFNYRDFLMHVFNRHYIAFLIDKKFLPNSKMPLCKLNPNYVIDGDVCKYFNKVHVKVDFNKHINILGNYIVFSYPIYSFNKKIGYFIKIIPISSIKEIKDISLSYTNSVILIAVIYFIILFFLILYYRFVVVKRVADLDKLTQIYNRRGCEKFLKSYKDYSIILIDIDHFKQINDTYGHDIGDKILQEFGKLLKSSVRANDIVCRWGGEEFLIILPHTSYENAAEVAEKIRKKVEETKIFGNIQITISLGVSQFNGNFEKTFKEADEKLYIAKKTGRNKVIF; from the coding sequence ATGGAGTTAAATAAAAAAAATTTAATCACACTAATTGTTTCTTTGACTTTTGGCTTTATTATTTTTATTTATTTCGTTGAGCAGAAAAAAAGTGAAAAGATAAATTCAATTATTAACAACCTTTATGTTGAAAAAAAAGATCTTTTTCTTAGCGAAAAACAAATGATTTTTTCGGAAGCCGAACTGATAAAAGATTTGATTTTCGATAAAAAAATCATTTCCATGATAGAAGATTATATTCAAAATCCCGGTGAAAAAACTCGGGATGATTTAATTGTAGAACTTTTTCCCAAATATTTGGTATTAAAAAAATATAAAGTGTCTCAATTTCATTTGATGTTGCCAAACGGTGCTTCTCTTATTAGATTTAACGATGTAAATAAATTCGGAGATATAGTAAATGAAATGGCAAAAGCTGCAAATTATATAAAGTTTAAAAAAGAACCTTTTAGCGGTTTTATTTTAACCAAAGAGGGATTAAAATTCGTAAATATTTTTCCTTTGTATAAAGAAGGAATACATTTAGCAAATATTGAAATTGCATTTAATTATAGAGATTTTTTGATGCATGTGTTTAATAGACATTACATTGCTTTTTTAATAGATAAAAAGTTTTTACCAAATTCCAAAATGCCTCTGTGTAAATTAAATCCAAATTACGTTATTGATGGAGACGTTTGTAAATATTTTAATAAAGTTCACGTAAAAGTGGATTTTAATAAACATATAAATATATTAGGAAATTACATAGTGTTTTCTTATCCGATTTATTCTTTTAATAAAAAAATAGGTTATTTTATAAAAATTATTCCTATAAGCTCGATAAAAGAGATAAAAGATATTAGTTTGAGTTATACTAATTCCGTAATCTTGATTGCTGTAATATATTTTATTATTCTCTTTTTCTTAATACTTTATTATAGATTTGTGGTTGTAAAAAGAGTGGCTGATTTGGATAAATTAACTCAAATTTATAATAGAAGAGGATGCGAAAAATTTTTAAAATCGTATAAAGATTATTCAATTATTCTTATAGATATCGATCATTTTAAACAGATAAACGATACTTACGGACATGATATCGGAGATAAAATATTACAAGAGTTTGGAAAGTTATTAAAAAGCAGTGTTAGAGCGAATGATATTGTGTGTAGATGGGGAGGTGAAGAGTTTTTGATTATATTACCTCATACTTCATATGAAAATGCGGCGGAAGTCGCCGAAAAAATCAGAAAAAAAGTTGAAGAGACAAAAATTTTCGGAAATATTCAAATTACTATCTCTTTAGGGGTAAGTCAGTTTAACGGAAATTTTGAAAAAACTTTTAAAGAAGCGGATGAAAAACTATATATCGCTAAAAAAACCGGAAGAAACAAGGTTATTTTTTAG
- a CDS encoding ketopantoate reductase family protein: protein MKILVIGVGGVGGYLAYKLIKCNKDVTISATKKTIETIKKEGLKVIDVDKEEIVFPKTEIKGIYDLIFVTVKSYNIDNILPLIKNHSNENTRVVPILNGIGHFEKFENLNVKLLKACIYILSNKKDINVIHKKTPLFYLCVEDDEVVRKAFEGCDLKVKFSEDIKKDIWKKYLFISTFATLQSYYQKPTGWIMEQKRDEVEKFLDEVIKIAKEEGVDLSEEKEKVIKQALNIPYESKMSMQIDFEKGNKTEVENLTGYLAKKSDFINQYYLRLRNGVK, encoded by the coding sequence ATGAAAATTTTAGTAATCGGTGTTGGAGGAGTCGGAGGATATCTTGCTTATAAACTTATAAAATGCAACAAAGACGTAACGATTAGCGCGACTAAAAAAACGATAGAAACAATCAAAAAAGAGGGCTTAAAAGTTATAGATGTCGATAAAGAAGAGATTGTTTTTCCAAAGACGGAGATAAAAGGAATTTACGATTTAATTTTTGTCACGGTAAAGTCATATAATATCGATAATATTTTGCCGTTAATAAAAAATCACTCAAATGAAAATACAAGAGTCGTTCCTATTTTAAATGGAATAGGGCATTTTGAAAAGTTTGAAAATTTAAACGTAAAATTATTAAAAGCGTGTATTTATATCCTCTCAAACAAAAAAGATATTAACGTTATCCATAAAAAAACTCCTCTTTTTTATCTGTGTGTGGAGGATGACGAGGTAGTTAGAAAAGCTTTTGAGGGGTGTGATTTAAAAGTTAAGTTTAGTGAAGATATTAAAAAAGATATTTGGAAAAAATATCTTTTTATATCTACTTTCGCTACCCTTCAAAGCTACTATCAAAAGCCTACCGGTTGGATTATGGAACAAAAAAGAGATGAGGTTGAAAAATTTCTCGATGAAGTGATAAAAATTGCAAAAGAAGAGGGTGTTGATTTAAGTGAAGAGAAAGAAAAAGTAATAAAACAGGCTTTAAATATTCCGTATGAAAGTAAAATGAGTATGCAAATCGATTTTGAAAAAGGAAATAAAACCGAGGTTGAAAATTTAACCGGATATCTTGCTAAAAAGAGCGATTTTATCAACCAATATTATTTGAGGCTGAGGAATGGAGTTAAATAA
- the trmA gene encoding tRNA (uridine(54)-C5)-methyltransferase TrmA, with product MTCSSFGKCGSCVLWQMPYSEQLKMKSERLKEMFSDFEIPQIEVIHGSDEHFRARAEFRVWHEGDKSFYAMRKRKEDGRGVIPIEECKIVDKAIYEIMNPLLREIEKNENLRFKLYEIDFLSNSKGELIVTLIYHKKVDESIAEDIKKLKEKFKNVDFIVRKKGRKYVFDKNYLIEELNVAGKTYKYKIIENTFSQPNRQMNQKMIEWALRNSSHLKGDLVELYCGNGNFTIPLSENFKKVIATEINKESIEAATFNAEINNRDNITFLAMSAAEFSQLKKENSPLLSSYDLKNVLIDPPRAGLDDKSREFVNSFENIIYISCNPETLHRDLKTLAKGRKIKAFAFFDQFPYTNHMECGVVLERDG from the coding sequence ATGACTTGTAGTAGTTTTGGAAAGTGCGGAAGTTGCGTATTATGGCAGATGCCTTATAGCGAGCAGCTTAAGATGAAAAGCGAAAGATTAAAAGAGATGTTTAGTGATTTTGAGATTCCTCAAATCGAAGTGATTCACGGAAGTGACGAGCATTTTAGAGCAAGAGCAGAGTTTAGAGTTTGGCATGAGGGAGATAAAAGTTTTTATGCCATGAGAAAGAGAAAAGAAGACGGCAGAGGCGTTATTCCTATTGAGGAATGTAAAATCGTAGATAAAGCGATATACGAGATAATGAATCCGCTTTTAAGAGAAATAGAAAAAAACGAAAATCTTAGATTCAAGCTTTATGAAATTGATTTTTTAAGTAATTCGAAAGGCGAACTTATCGTAACTTTGATATACCACAAAAAAGTTGATGAGAGCATTGCGGAAGATATTAAAAAATTAAAAGAAAAATTTAAAAACGTAGATTTTATCGTTAGAAAGAAGGGCAGAAAATACGTTTTTGATAAAAACTATTTAATAGAAGAATTAAACGTAGCCGGTAAAACTTACAAATATAAAATTATCGAAAATACCTTTTCTCAGCCGAATCGTCAAATGAATCAAAAAATGATAGAGTGGGCTTTGAGAAATTCGTCTCATTTAAAAGGCGATTTGGTCGAGCTTTATTGCGGAAACGGAAACTTTACCATTCCTCTTAGTGAAAACTTCAAAAAAGTAATTGCAACAGAAATAAATAAAGAATCAATAGAAGCCGCAACGTTTAATGCCGAAATTAACAATAGAGATAATATTACTTTTTTGGCAATGAGTGCGGCTGAATTTTCTCAACTTAAAAAAGAAAACTCACCTCTTCTTTCTTCTTATGATTTAAAAAACGTACTTATCGACCCGCCAAGAGCGGGACTTGATGATAAATCAAGAGAGTTTGTTAATAGTTTTGAAAATATTATTTATATCTCTTGTAATCCCGAAACTTTGCATAGAGATTTGAAAACTCTTGCCAAAGGTAGAAAAATAAAAGCTTTTGCGTTTTTCGATCAATTTCCTTATACGAATCATATGGAGTGCGGAGTAGTTCTTGAGAGAGATGGGTGA
- the fliP gene encoding flagellar type III secretion system pore protein FliP (The bacterial flagellar biogenesis protein FliP forms a type III secretion system (T3SS)-type pore required for flagellar assembly.) — MRKLLLILFPLLLLAAAPQIPSVNLSLTAPQNPKQLVTVLNITLLMTFLVLAPSIVLVTTSFVRLLVVFGFLRQALGTPQSPPTTLLVSLSLVLTFFIMEPYAKQAYNQGIKPYMENKIGYEQAFEKAVTPFKKFMLKNTREKDLALFFRIRHLPNPKSINDVPLSILVPAFMISELKTAFEIGFLIFLPFLIIDMVVSSILMSLGMMMLPPVMISLPFKILIFVLVDGWNLIVMGLVQSFR, encoded by the coding sequence ATGAGAAAACTTCTTTTAATACTTTTTCCCCTGCTTCTTTTAGCGGCGGCGCCGCAGATTCCAAGCGTTAATCTATCTCTTACGGCACCGCAAAACCCGAAACAACTCGTAACGGTTTTGAATATTACTCTTTTAATGACCTTTTTGGTGCTTGCACCGAGTATCGTGCTTGTGACCACTTCTTTTGTGAGACTTCTTGTGGTTTTCGGATTTTTGCGTCAGGCTTTAGGGACACCTCAATCGCCTCCGACTACGCTTTTGGTCTCATTATCTTTGGTACTTACTTTTTTTATAATGGAGCCGTATGCAAAACAAGCCTACAATCAAGGAATAAAGCCGTATATGGAAAACAAAATAGGCTATGAGCAGGCTTTTGAAAAGGCGGTGACTCCTTTTAAAAAATTTATGCTAAAAAACACGCGCGAAAAAGATTTGGCGCTTTTTTTTAGAATAAGACATCTCCCGAATCCAAAAAGCATAAACGACGTACCTTTGTCTATTTTGGTTCCTGCTTTTATGATAAGCGAATTAAAAACCGCTTTTGAGATAGGGTTTTTGATATTCTTGCCGTTTTTGATTATAGATATGGTCGTAAGCTCCATTCTTATGAGTTTGGGGATGATGATGTTGCCTCCGGTGATGATTTCTCTTCCTTTTAAAATTCTCATATTCGTACTTGTTGACGGGTGGAATTTGATTGTTATGGGGTTGGTGCAGAGTTTTAGGTAG
- a CDS encoding OmpA family protein has product MAKKKCKCECPECMPEWLATFGDLMSLLLCFFVLLLSMSTMDAKKVKEAIGSLAGALSVLEGGTQTEVSRNRIQKATPIEKTDETAQTVNRLSKAIAEFKQFTQGGKGPQITLEEGEEGFYIRLPADITFAPGSAQINNQDSLLFLKRIAIIIKEYLPKNIDIQVRGYTDNQPPPKNSPYRDNWELSAARALAVLKILIKDGVNPKQLSAAAYGPYHPIASNNTPEGRAKNRRVEIWFFAKKDKEKIKQSVLDKVK; this is encoded by the coding sequence ATGGCGAAAAAAAAATGTAAATGCGAATGTCCCGAATGTATGCCCGAATGGCTTGCTACATTCGGGGACTTGATGAGCCTTTTGTTATGTTTCTTCGTGCTTTTACTCTCGATGTCCACAATGGACGCCAAAAAAGTAAAAGAGGCTATCGGTTCTCTTGCGGGTGCTCTAAGCGTTCTTGAGGGAGGTACCCAAACCGAAGTCAGCCGAAACAGAATCCAAAAAGCAACACCGATTGAAAAAACGGACGAAACCGCACAAACCGTTAATAGACTCTCAAAAGCAATTGCCGAATTCAAACAATTCACTCAGGGTGGAAAAGGTCCTCAAATCACTCTTGAAGAAGGAGAGGAAGGTTTTTATATTAGATTGCCTGCCGATATTACGTTTGCTCCGGGTAGCGCTCAGATAAATAATCAAGACAGCTTACTCTTTTTGAAAAGAATTGCTATAATTATAAAAGAGTATTTACCGAAAAATATCGATATTCAAGTTAGAGGATATACCGATAATCAACCGCCGCCGAAAAACAGCCCTTATAGAGATAATTGGGAACTTAGTGCGGCAAGGGCGTTGGCGGTACTTAAAATTTTGATTAAAGACGGAGTGAATCCGAAACAATTAAGCGCTGCGGCATACGGACCGTATCATCCGATAGCAAGTAATAACACCCCTGAGGGTAGGGCGAAAAATAGGAGAGTCGAAATATGGTTTTTTGCAAAAAAAGACAAAGAAAAAATAAAACAATCGGTGTTGGATAAGGTTAAATGA